The Pseudomonas entomophila genome segment CCCAGGCGCTCACCAAGATGGCGGGTCAGGCGCTCGGCCAGGCGCCGAGTGTTGACGAACACCAGGGTGGTGCGGTGCTCGCGGGCGAGGGTGGCGAGGCGGTCGTAGACCAGGCCCCAGACGTCAGTGGCCATCACCGCGCCGAGCGGCACGGGCGGCACCTCCAGGGCTAGGTCGCGGTGACGGACATGGCCAATATCGACGATGGCGCAGGGGCGATCGTGCCCGACCAGGAACTCGGCCACGCGCTTCACCGGGCGCTGGGTGGCGGACAGGCCGATGCGCCGCAATGGCCGCCCGGCCAAGGCCTGCAGGCGTTCCAGGCTCAACGCCAGGTGGCAGCCGCGTTTGTTGCCGGCCAGGGCGTGGATCTCGTCGACGATCACCGTATGCACGCTGGCCAGGCCTTGGCGGCCGGACTCAGAGCCCAGGAGCACGTACAGCGACTCCGGCGTGGTCACCAGGATGTGCGGCGCCCGCTTGCGCATGGCGGCGCGTTCCTTCTGCGGGGTGTCGCCGGTGCGCACGGCGGTGGTGATGCGTGGCACCTTCAGCCCAAGCCGCTCGAGGCTCCCGGCGATGCCTGCGAGTGGCGCCTCGAGGTTCAGGTGGATGTCGTTGGACAGCGCCTTGAGTGGCGAGACGTACACCACTTGGGTTTGCGTTGGCAGTTCCCCATCGTTCGCCAGGCCCTGGCGGAACAGTTCGTCGAGCACGGCGAGGAAAGCGCTCAGGGTCTTGCCCGAGCCGGTCGGCGCGGCAAGCAGCATCGACTGGCCAGCGTGGATCAACGGCCAGGCGCCGGCCTGGGCGTCGGTGACCGTGGTGAAGCGCTGGCGGAACCAGGTGGCGACGGCCGGGTGGAACAGCTCGAGCACCGGGTGCGGATGGGCTGGCAAGTTCATGCGTTGGTTATGGCGGGGCGAGGGCGGATTGGCAAGGGGCCGTTCGTCTGCCTGTTCCGGCCCCTTCGCGGGTGATGTGCGTTATCCTCTGCGCCCTCGTTCGGAAAAGAGCCCCTCATGCCCAAGACTATCCGCATCGCCGCCGCCCTGTTGATCGACCCGCAAGGCCGCACCCTGCTGGTGCGCAAGCGCGGCACCCAGGCGTTCATGCAGCCGGGCGGCAAGATCGATGCGGGCGAGTCGCCCGCCCAGGCGCTGGTGCGAGAGCTGCACGAAGAACTCGGGCTGCGGGTCGACCCTGGCCAGGCCGTGCATCTGGGCAGCTTCAGCGCACCCGCGGCGAACGAGCCCGGTTTCCTCGTCCAGGCCGAACTGTTCCGCGTTGACAGCGCCGAGGCCGTCACCCCAGCGGCGGAAATCGAGGAAGTGCGGTGGCTGGCCGTGAACCAGGCATCCGACCTGAACCTGGCGCCGCTGACCCGGGACCTGATCCTGCCGCTCTGGCGCGAGGGCCTCAACGCACCGCGCTGACCCCGTCCAGGGTGGCGAACGAAGTATCCTTGGCGGTCAGCAGGAAGTCGCGCATGTACGGCGCATCGAGCATGTCGGTGCGCACTGCTGCGTAGAGCGTGGCGAACAGCCCCTTCTCGCCCAGGCGCTTGCCTTTCACGTAGCCTCGCGAGCTGTACTCATGCAGCGCCCAGTGCGGCATGCCGCATACACCACGGCCGCTGGCCACCAGTTGCATCATCATCACGGTCAGTTCCGAGGTGCGCACTGCCGCAGGCTCGATGTCGGCCGGCTCCAGGAAGCGGGTGAAGATGTCCAGGCGGTCGCGCTCCACCGGGTAGGTGATCAGGGTCTGGTCGAGCAGGTCCTGGGGCACGATGTACGGTTTGCCGGCCAGCGGGTGCTGGTTGGCCACGGCGAGCATGGCTTCGTAGGTGAACAGGGGGACGTAGGTGATGCCGGCCAGGTCCACTGGGTCGGAGGTCACCACCAGGTCGAGGTCGCCGCGGGCCAGGGCCGGCAGCGGCGCGAAGGCGAAGCCTGAGGCCAGGTCCAGCTCCACTTCCGGCCAGGCGTCACGGAACTGGTCGATGGTTGGCATCAGCCACTGGAAGCAGCTATGGCACTCGATGGCCATGTGCAGGCGCCCGGCGGTACCGCCGGCCAGGCGCGCGATATCGCGCTCGGCGCCGCGCAGCAGCGGCAATGTGGCATCGGCCAGTTGCAGCAGGCGCAGCCCGGCGCTGGTGAAGCGGATGGGTTTGGTCTTGCGTACGAACAACGGCAGGCCCAGTCGCTCTTCGAGCTCCTTGAACTGGTGCGACAATGCCGACTGCGTCAGATGCAGCCGCTCCGCGGCCTCCACCAGGCTGTCGGCTTCGCGCAGGGCGTGAAGGGTTTTCAAGTGGCGTATTTCCAGCACGGTGAAACTCCAACGTTATTCAGGCGCAGGCTGATCAAAGATGTTGAGTTTCCCTCATGTTGATGGTGGATGTCGATGCATCACGCAAGGGGCCCGGGCCGGGCCCCTTGCGGTCGATCAGAAGAGCGTCGCGAAGTGCTTGCGAGCGATGGGCCGCGTCAGCTCACCTCGCCAGATCTGCTCGACGTGGGTGTCCTGCCATTCCCGCCCCAGGCGCCGTTGAGGGATGGTCTTCAAGTGTGCTTTGACGAACGCCTCGAAAGAGGGATTCGCCTTGTCGAAGTGGAAATGGGCATACCACAGTGGACGTGGCGAGGCTTCCCGGGTGTCGAGTACCACGAATTCCTGGAGGAAGTCTCGGCGGCCATCGCTGGTCCGTCGCAGCTCTACCAGTGCGCCCTCCTTCTCGATCCGGACCAGGCCCGCTTCGTGCAGATAATCAAGCTGTCCGCCATTCGGTTGGTGAGTACCCATGATGTAGCCGACGCGCAGTGCCTTGCCATGCCGCGTCGACTCCCGTGCCATGTCGCGCAACCGTTGTACCAGGCTGTCGTCGTGCGCCTGCTCGGCGATGCGCGAGGCGAGGTTTTCCAGGTCGGTGGCCTTGAACTGCATGAGATCGTCAAGGCTCGCGCCGTCCATGCCTTGGTTGGCGTGCTGCTGTACCTTGCCTCGATACGCTTGCAGTTCGTCCAGTTGACGTCTGGCCTCGGTGCGCAACTCCTTCAGGGATACGCCACTACCAGCGGTGGGAGCCGTGTCTGGATTGGTCAGGGTGAATTTCCCCGAGCGATCCTGATGATAGAGTTCGGTTCGCCCGTTGACGCCGGTGATGCGGTACACGTTGGGGCTTTGCTGGTCGGGTTCACCGATCAGCAGGCGGTTGTCGGTGGTCTCGAATACGCGGGGCTGTTGGGTACCTTTCCTGCTGGACAGCGGCGCTGGCTTGGTTTTATTGAGCAGCAGCCCTTTGAAATGCGCTTCATAGGCCGTCAATGATGTCTCCAGGCGCTGCGCGGCAGCGGGCTCGATGTACGTTGCATAGCTATCGAGCCAATATTTCAACTGATGGCGAAAACGTTCGGAATGCTGTAGCGACGTCGTCATGATGGCGACACGTTGTGCGGCGGAGGCTTTTGTTTCACCCAGCTGATGCAGGGCATACAGTGCGCGGTCCAGTGTTGCTCTCGGTTCCTTCATCAACAATTGCAGGCGGATGCCGGCGCCGCTCAAGGCCTGGCCCGGTTTGACCAACAACGCAGTCAGTTGGCCGACAGCCATGTAGTTCAGGACGGGATCGGTAAAAGCGCTCAGGGTGCCGTCGATGGTGTTCAGCAAGTCCCGATGTTCGCCCGCCTGTCGTACCTGCTTGCGCCAAGTGCGTAGATGGGTGACTTGCTCGCGGATATCGTCTACAGCCGCCAGTGCGTTCAGTCGGGCCTGGTTCATGTTGGCCCTCAGCGTGGACAACTGCTGGGTTTTGATCTGGAACTGCTTGTCATCGAGGTCCGGCGTGAGTTCGACGGATTTTTGCTGAAGACGTAGCTTGAGATGATCGACTTCATCCATCGCGAGGGTGAGTTGGGTACTGGCTTCTCTGCTGAGGCGTTGACGACCATTGCAAATGAGTATGGCCAGGTCGTTCGCCTGATCTTGCGCCCTTTTGCGAATCCGCCCGGCGGCAACCTGCTGGAATGCCTGGCAATCACGGTGAATGCGTTCTGCGTCGGCGAGGGTGCTTTTCAGCGAAGCCTTCAGTGGCGCGTCGAGCTTTCCCTGTTGTTCCAAGGCGCGCTTCATTTGCTGATTGAGCTCGTTGGCACGAGGTTGCAGTACTTGCAGGTCGCGGGTAATGCTGTCGCGCAGGCGGTTGTGCTGGCGATAGGCATGGTCTCGCCACCAGCGTGGCAGGCGTTCGCGTATCGCGGCGGGCCAGAGGGGGTCGAGCGTATCGGCGACACGGCCAAGTGCTTGTCCGCCACCGCTGCCTGCCCCCTGGCGGTGTACACCATAGAGCGCGAAGTGCGTATCCCACTGGCCGTGCTCGTCTTGAGCAATGGCGCGTTTCCACTTGTGGCGGGTGTTGCCATCCAACTGCCAGGTGTGGGCGGTCGTGTCCCAGCTCACTTTGTAGGTTTGCTTGCCGACCAGGATGAAGTTGCCTTCGGTATGCCGATAGATGCCTCGGTATTTGCCATGGGTGGCCGGTTGCAGTCCCTCCAGTGACAGTGGCTGCTCATACTCCAGCCCGGTGAAACGGTCGAGGCTGCGTTGAGGCAATGAATTCTCGCGCAGGTGTACGGTCCCGTTACTCAGTTCACGGATACGGCGCATCCTCGCCGCTCGACGCAGGGACGCGGTATTGAGGCCAATACCGACGCCGAGAGCGTCCATTGCGACATCGACCAGCGAGACGATCAAGTCGTTGATAGCTTGCAGGACGTCACTGGGCGAGCCTTTGGAAAGCGCTTTCACCACCTCGGTGGCACTGACGAATGCGTCGTAGGCGCTGATCGGTAGCCCCAGGAACGGGATCGCCCCCAGGGCGATCTTGAACCCTATCAGCACGCCAGCGCTCTGCCCGGCCAAATGCTCGAAGAACAGGTCCAGGTTGGAGCGCGACGTCGCGCGATGTTCCATCACCAGGCGCCCTCGATGGGCCTCGAGCAGGTGGGCGGCCAGTGAGGTGGTGGCGGGCCAGGCGGTACCTACACCTATCATGCGGTCGAAATGGCGAATGCGCGCTTCGCGCAGCCGTGTGCGATGGGCGCCAGGGTTTCCGCTCAGTGCCCGGCTGACGAGGTAGTCGTCGCGTTCATCGAACAGCGCCAGCCGCGCTTGTTCGAGACTGTCGTACTGGCGCAGCCCGTGGGTCGGGTGATCGGGACGATAGAGCAAGGTGACCTTGCTGGCGCGGTCCTCGATGAACGTCACCCCCGACAGTGTCGTGGATTGCTCGTCGGTATCCTTGCCGCCAGCCGTCAACTGGGCGGGCAACAATTGAATGTCATGGCCGTCGGCCTGGAAGGCCGATCGGCTGTCGGCATCGATTGCCACGCAAAGGATCGCGTGACCGACGCTATCCAAGTCCCCTCGTTGGTGATACAGCAGGTTTTGCAACTTCAGCATCAAACGGTGTGGGGCGATCAGGCACTCTCGGCGGTAGGCATGGGCATATTCCGACTCAGTGGGGTCGCTGAAGGCGGCATGGAGCGCCGATTCGTAGCGCCCAGCGAGGTCCAGGCGGTGTGCCAGGCCTAGCAAGTATTTGCGATCGAGGCCTTTCTCGATGGACTGCCCTGGCGGCTGCCCATCGGCGCGCTTGGGTTTGACGAAATTCAGGCGTTCCAGCATGGTGCTGTCGATGTTTTGCAACAGCAGGCCTTCAAGCGTGACCTCCTCGGTCTCCAGGCTTGCGGTCAGCACTGGTCGGGTCGGTGTTCCTGGAGCGCCACTGCCGACGACCGGATGATTGCGCCAACTTGTCGATAGCGGGAGTTGCAGAAGAATCCGGCCACCGTCGAAACCATCGAAATCCTGTCTCAGGGTTTTCGACACCCATTTCTGGCAGAACGCCTCGCGCTCCGGCAGGTCGCGATCCATCAGCGCCTGGCTGTCGCGCAAGGCTGCCAAGTAGTCAGTGGCCATGGTCTTGAAGGCGGTGCGCACCTCTTCGGTCATCTTGGCGAAGGCGGTTGGTGAGCTGCCTAACCTGCTTGCAAGCTGTTGCTCCTCTTTCAGGTGGGAGAGCGCCGCCTCCCGCGCGCCCTGCCAGGACACCTGCAGGTGTAGGCCCAGGGTCTGTCTTGCCTGCGGTAGTTCAACCGCCGCGGCGTCGAGCCCCTTCTCGTTCTGCAGGGTCTGCCAGGCTTGGCGCGCATGCGCCAGTTGTGCGTCCAGTGCATGGGCAAGGCTGTCGCCGACGATGGGCTCGATGCGAAGCGACAGTTCTGGGCCGTGCTGGCCCAGATAATCAGCGAGCGCGGCCTGGTCGTCACACTGCAACAGCCCCCCAGGCCCACCGACCCAGTAAATGGCGAAGGGTTGGCGGGTGTCAGGGGTGTCCTGGGGCGTACGCCTGGCGATGACCACGACCTCGTGCAGTGCCTGTTCGCGTGTGCTGCCTGCCAGGTCGCCAGGCGTCGAGCACAATACGGCGGAAGCCGTCAGCACGCTGTCATCATGTGGCTTGAATAGTGATTCGACCAATGCGAGCACGCCAGCCGTCAGTTCGCCCAGCAACCGTTTCATTCGGGCATGGGCAAGCAAAGCTTGGCTGTGAGCAGTCACCAGAGCGGGAGGCGCTGTGACCGGGCGGGCGTCGGAGTGCCATTTCGCCGAGGCCAGGATGGCATCGATCTGGACCTGAGCGGCATCACGCGCCTTGAGCAGAATACCTTGTTGTCGCTGGCACTCCTCGAGGTCTTGCGGGGAAAGCTGTGCCAACTTCTCCAGTTGTTGAGCGACAAGCCGGACGCGCGTTGACCAGGGTACCTCCATGCCAAGTGGCGCCAGCTCGAACAGCGAGCGACCAGGGTGGTCGTCGTCTTCGGTGGATTCAAGGGCAAATGGCATGGCGAAAACCGTTGGATGGCGCCATTCGCCATGGAGTCGATCAGCCAGCGCCAATGCTGCGGCGGCGTCGCCAAGGCCTGCACCGGGGTCATGGCCGAGTGTTGCCAGCAGGCTGTTCTCCAGGTGTTCGAAGACAGTGTCGAAACCTTCGTCGATCGAGCTCAGTGACGTGTAGATGATTTGCCCGCAAGCCCCCCCAAGCTTGGATTCCAGAGCCTGGCGTGACGCGTGATGGCTGAGGGTTTCGCTGCTACCGGGGGAGTAAAGGGTCAGTGCCGGTTCGCCTTCGATACTGAAGATCAGCGCTCCGGGCTCGCAGGTGGGGGTTTCGATGAACAGTTGGCGATTGTCCAGCCGCAGCGACTCAGGATTGTCCATGACGCCGAGTACAGGGTGTAGCTCCGCCGCCGAGGGATCACTGGCGAAGGCGATATCGACGGTGGCTTCGAAGTGGCGTCGGTACTGGGCGCGAGCTTGTTCCTTGCGGCTCTTTGGCGTTCCTTTGGCACGCTCCCCCCAATAGCTGCTCCAGCGCTGTCGAACAAGGCTTGAGAGATTCAGAGCGGCCAGACGTTCCAGCAACTTGCTGGGTGGCTGGGGCAGCGCCCCAGGTTTACCCGTGAAGCGTGCGTGAAGGTCAATCATGGGGTGGGCGGCGTGGTGTTGGGCCCAGGCAGTCAATGCAACGAGATCGACAGGTTGTGGCGGCTGCGTCGTTTCAAGTAACAGGGCGACTTGCTTGGGGTCTATATCCAGCGTTTCCTTCAGCCAAGCGCCAATGACCTGGCGAACGCCAGGCGCCTGACTCAGCAGTGCATTGAATGTCCGTCGCAGGTCCTCGCACGTTTTGCGCGCTCGATGCACAACAGGGATGTCCGGCGGCACGGCATTCAATGCTTGGGGCATCAGTGCAAAGGGAGGGAGGGGGTGTGTCTGCTCGTCCATCGGTCGGTCCTTCTTGAAAGTTGTCGAATAGGGCAACGTCATTGAAGGGAACGATGGCGCTTGTTGGGGTGTAATTAGTTATCGTGCCTGGCCATTCGGCAGGATTCATCAAACTGTCACGGTTTTGTGGCAGCGCGCTGGCATGAAAGTCATCAGTCTCGCGCTCTACTGGGGATCTGCATTCTGGTGTTTCTTTCATGCGGGCGTTTTTACTTTTCTTCTTTCTACTGGTCAGCGTGCCGGCGAGCTTCGCCGAGGGACGCTGTGACGTCCATGTGCCGGTGCAACGGGCCGAGCTGGGCGAGCTGAGCCTGGTCTACCAGAGCGTCGGCGCGCCCCGCGACCCTACGCTGCTGTTGGTGATGGGGCTGGGCGGGCAATTGATCCACTGGCCGGATGACGTGGTCGAGGCCTTGTGCCGCCAGGGCTTTCGAGTGATCCGCTACGACAACCGCGATGTCGGCCTGTCGCGCTGGAACCAGCTACCGGCCTCGGCCAACCTGACCATCGAACTGCTGCGCTACAAGCTGGGACTGCCGGTGTCGGCGCCCTACACGTTGACCGACATGGCCAGTGATGGGGTGCGCCTGATGGATGCCTTGGAGATCCGCCAGTTCCACGTGCTGGGGGTGAGCATGGGCGGGATGATCGCCCAGCACATTGCGGCAATGGCCCCGGAACGAGTGCGCAGCCTGACGCTGGTGATGTCCAGTTCGGGCGCGGCTGGCTTGCCGGCACCCAACCCGGCGTTGGTGCAGTTGCTGGCGCGGCGCGGCGCGCCGAGCCGCGAGGTGGCCATTGAGCAGCAGGCTGATCTGCTGGCGGCGCTGGGCAGTCCGCAAGTGCCTGACGACCGCGCAGCCTTGTTGGAGCAGGCGGCGGTATCCTATGACCGTGCGTTCAATCCGGATGGGGTGAAGCGGCAGATCATGGCGATCCTGGCCGAACCGAGCCGAGTCGAATTGCTCAACCAGCTGCGGGTACCGACGCTGGTGGTTCATGGCACGGCCGATCCGCTGCTACCGGTAATGCACGGGGTGCACCTGGCGGCGCATATCCAGGGTAGCCAGTTGCGGTTGATCCCAGGCTTGGCGCATCGTTTCCAGGAGCCGTTCAAGGCGCCGTTGCTCGGGGCAGTCCTGCCCTACCTGCAGGCGCATCGGCAGGATGTCACGCACATCGCCCGGCTTTAGAACGTCGCCTCGTTGGCAAGTCGGCTTTCATGGCACAGAACTCGATCCATCGACTTGACATGACCTCTGTAGGAGCGGCTTTAGCCGCGATCACCCGCAAGTCGAGTGCCGCTCATCGCAATTCCCGCATCGCGGCTGAAGCCGCTCCTACAGGGGATTGCTGGCTTCAGTGCATCCTCACCCAGACACTCACCAGCACCGTCGCCGCCAGCAGCCAGGCCACGGTGGCCAGCGCCAGCGATACCTCCAGGCGTAGCCGGTCGACCAGCACGTACAAGGTCGCCAGATAGACGAAGTAGGGAATGATCGACCACATCCCGAACAGGATGGTGGCCTTAAGGTCCTCGAGCGACCGCCCCTTGCCGACAATGTAGTGGGCGATCAGGGCGAAAGTGGGAAACAGCGGCACCAGGCCGGCAATGTAGTAGTTGCGGGTCTTCGACAGGATCGCCAGAAGCACCACCACGCCGGCGCCCAGGGCCGCTTTGAATACCAGGTCCACGTTTGATTTCCAGGTTGAGATTGCCGATCAGCCGAGCCCGTACTTCTTCACTTTGTCGAACAGCGTGGTCTTGGCCATGCCCAGCTCCTGGCTGGCCTGGCTGAGGTTGCCGCCGGTGCGTTGCAGGGCGTCGCCGAGCAGGTTGCGCTCGAACGCCTCGACCGCCTCGGCGAACCCCAGGCCTTGGCTGGCACCGCCGCTCGGGCTTTTCTTGAATGCCGGCAGGCCGAGGGCGTGGCGCTCGGCGACGTTGCGCAGCTCGCGCACATTGCCCGGCCAGTCGTGAGCCATCAGCCGCGACAGGGTCTGGCTGTCGATCTCCGGCGTCTCGCGGTCGAAGCGCAATGCCGACTGCTGCAGGAAGTGCTCGAACAGTTGCAGGATGTCTTCGCGGCGCTCGCGCAGTGGTGGCAGTTCCAGCGTCACCACGTTGAGGCGGTAGTACAAGTCGCTACGGAATTGGCCGCTCTGGCCGAGCGTGGCGAGGTCTGACTTGGTGGCGGCGATCACCCGGCAGTCCACCGGGATGCTCTGGTTCGAGCCCAGGCGCTCCAGGGTGCGCTCCTGCAGCACGCGCAGCAGCTTGATCTGCAGGTTGATCGGCATGCTCTCGACCTCATCGAGGAACAGTGTGCCGCCATTGGCGTGCTCGATCTTGCCGATACGGCGCTTGCCGGCACCGGTGAAGGCGTTGGCCTCGTGGCCGAAGATCTCGCTTTCGAACAAGTTCTCCGGCAGGCCGCCGCAGTTCAGCGCCACGAACGGTTGGCCCTGGCGTCGGCTGAAATCGTGCAGGCAGCGGGCGACCAGTTCCTTGCCA includes the following:
- the metR gene encoding transcriptional regulator MetR yields the protein MLEIRHLKTLHALREADSLVEAAERLHLTQSALSHQFKELEERLGLPLFVRKTKPIRFTSAGLRLLQLADATLPLLRGAERDIARLAGGTAGRLHMAIECHSCFQWLMPTIDQFRDAWPEVELDLASGFAFAPLPALARGDLDLVVTSDPVDLAGITYVPLFTYEAMLAVANQHPLAGKPYIVPQDLLDQTLITYPVERDRLDIFTRFLEPADIEPAAVRTSELTVMMMQLVASGRGVCGMPHWALHEYSSRGYVKGKRLGEKGLFATLYAAVRTDMLDAPYMRDFLLTAKDTSFATLDGVSAVR
- a CDS encoding NUDIX hydrolase — translated: MPKTIRIAAALLIDPQGRTLLVRKRGTQAFMQPGGKIDAGESPAQALVRELHEELGLRVDPGQAVHLGSFSAPAANEPGFLVQAELFRVDSAEAVTPAAEIEEVRWLAVNQASDLNLAPLTRDLILPLWREGLNAPR
- a CDS encoding GlpM family protein; protein product: MDLVFKAALGAGVVVLLAILSKTRNYYIAGLVPLFPTFALIAHYIVGKGRSLEDLKATILFGMWSIIPYFVYLATLYVLVDRLRLEVSLALATVAWLLAATVLVSVWVRMH
- a CDS encoding apolipoprotein A1/A4/E family protein — translated: MDEQTHPLPPFALMPQALNAVPPDIPVVHRARKTCEDLRRTFNALLSQAPGVRQVIGAWLKETLDIDPKQVALLLETTQPPQPVDLVALTAWAQHHAAHPMIDLHARFTGKPGALPQPPSKLLERLAALNLSSLVRQRWSSYWGERAKGTPKSRKEQARAQYRRHFEATVDIAFASDPSAAELHPVLGVMDNPESLRLDNRQLFIETPTCEPGALIFSIEGEPALTLYSPGSSETLSHHASRQALESKLGGACGQIIYTSLSSIDEGFDTVFEHLENSLLATLGHDPGAGLGDAAAALALADRLHGEWRHPTVFAMPFALESTEDDDHPGRSLFELAPLGMEVPWSTRVRLVAQQLEKLAQLSPQDLEECQRQQGILLKARDAAQVQIDAILASAKWHSDARPVTAPPALVTAHSQALLAHARMKRLLGELTAGVLALVESLFKPHDDSVLTASAVLCSTPGDLAGSTREQALHEVVVIARRTPQDTPDTRQPFAIYWVGGPGGLLQCDDQAALADYLGQHGPELSLRIEPIVGDSLAHALDAQLAHARQAWQTLQNEKGLDAAAVELPQARQTLGLHLQVSWQGAREAALSHLKEEQQLASRLGSSPTAFAKMTEEVRTAFKTMATDYLAALRDSQALMDRDLPEREAFCQKWVSKTLRQDFDGFDGGRILLQLPLSTSWRNHPVVGSGAPGTPTRPVLTASLETEEVTLEGLLLQNIDSTMLERLNFVKPKRADGQPPGQSIEKGLDRKYLLGLAHRLDLAGRYESALHAAFSDPTESEYAHAYRRECLIAPHRLMLKLQNLLYHQRGDLDSVGHAILCVAIDADSRSAFQADGHDIQLLPAQLTAGGKDTDEQSTTLSGVTFIEDRASKVTLLYRPDHPTHGLRQYDSLEQARLALFDERDDYLVSRALSGNPGAHRTRLREARIRHFDRMIGVGTAWPATTSLAAHLLEAHRGRLVMEHRATSRSNLDLFFEHLAGQSAGVLIGFKIALGAIPFLGLPISAYDAFVSATEVVKALSKGSPSDVLQAINDLIVSLVDVAMDALGVGIGLNTASLRRAARMRRIRELSNGTVHLRENSLPQRSLDRFTGLEYEQPLSLEGLQPATHGKYRGIYRHTEGNFILVGKQTYKVSWDTTAHTWQLDGNTRHKWKRAIAQDEHGQWDTHFALYGVHRQGAGSGGGQALGRVADTLDPLWPAAIRERLPRWWRDHAYRQHNRLRDSITRDLQVLQPRANELNQQMKRALEQQGKLDAPLKASLKSTLADAERIHRDCQAFQQVAAGRIRKRAQDQANDLAILICNGRQRLSREASTQLTLAMDEVDHLKLRLQQKSVELTPDLDDKQFQIKTQQLSTLRANMNQARLNALAAVDDIREQVTHLRTWRKQVRQAGEHRDLLNTIDGTLSAFTDPVLNYMAVGQLTALLVKPGQALSGAGIRLQLLMKEPRATLDRALYALHQLGETKASAAQRVAIMTTSLQHSERFRHQLKYWLDSYATYIEPAAAQRLETSLTAYEAHFKGLLLNKTKPAPLSSRKGTQQPRVFETTDNRLLIGEPDQQSPNVYRITGVNGRTELYHQDRSGKFTLTNPDTAPTAGSGVSLKELRTEARRQLDELQAYRGKVQQHANQGMDGASLDDLMQFKATDLENLASRIAEQAHDDSLVQRLRDMARESTRHGKALRVGYIMGTHQPNGGQLDYLHEAGLVRIEKEGALVELRRTSDGRRDFLQEFVVLDTREASPRPLWYAHFHFDKANPSFEAFVKAHLKTIPQRRLGREWQDTHVEQIWRGELTRPIARKHFATLF
- a CDS encoding sigma-54-dependent transcriptional regulator; translation: MNQAPLTVLIVEDDPHVLLGCQQALALEDIACEGVGSAEQALERIGDDFAGIVVSDIRLPGIDGLELLNRLKARDRSLPVVLITGHGDIDMAVGAMRNGAYDFMEKPFSPERLVDVVRRALEQRGLSREVFALRRQLAEQSSLEGRIIGRSPAMEHLRELIANVADTSANVLIEGETGTGKELVARCLHDFSRRQGQPFVALNCGGLPENLFESEIFGHEANAFTGAGKRRIGKIEHANGGTLFLDEVESMPINLQIKLLRVLQERTLERLGSNQSIPVDCRVIAATKSDLATLGQSGQFRSDLYYRLNVVTLELPPLRERREDILQLFEHFLQQSALRFDRETPEIDSQTLSRLMAHDWPGNVRELRNVAERHALGLPAFKKSPSGGASQGLGFAEAVEAFERNLLGDALQRTGGNLSQASQELGMAKTTLFDKVKKYGLG
- a CDS encoding alpha/beta fold hydrolase produces the protein MRAFLLFFFLLVSVPASFAEGRCDVHVPVQRAELGELSLVYQSVGAPRDPTLLLVMGLGGQLIHWPDDVVEALCRQGFRVIRYDNRDVGLSRWNQLPASANLTIELLRYKLGLPVSAPYTLTDMASDGVRLMDALEIRQFHVLGVSMGGMIAQHIAAMAPERVRSLTLVMSSSGAAGLPAPNPALVQLLARRGAPSREVAIEQQADLLAALGSPQVPDDRAALLEQAAVSYDRAFNPDGVKRQIMAILAEPSRVELLNQLRVPTLVVHGTADPLLPVMHGVHLAAHIQGSQLRLIPGLAHRFQEPFKAPLLGAVLPYLQAHRQDVTHIARL